The DNA segment TGCCCTCGTTCGCCACCTCGAGGGGATCGAGGCCGAGCATGCCGGCGGCGCTCCGGACGCTCGCCCGGAAGGGGAGGGCTTCCTCCTCGATGACGACACCGACACCGCTCTTACTCGCCATCTCGTTGATGGCGTTCGCAAACCCGCCTCTCGTCGGGTCTTTCATGGCGTGGATCTCCCCGGCCGCGAGCGCCTTCTCGACGAGCGGCCAGAGGGGGGCGACGTCGGACTTGATCTGGCCGCCGAAGTCGAACCCCTCCCGGTGGGCCATGATGGCGATGCCGTGGTCGCCGATGGTGCCGCTGACGATGATTTTATCCCCGACAGAAAGGCCGTTGTCCCGCACCACCCGCTCGGCGACGCCGATGCCGGCGGTGTTGACGACGATGGTATCGAGCGCGCTCCGCTCGAGCACCTTGGTGTCGCCCGTGACGAGGTTTGCCCCGCACTCGCCGAGTGCTGCGTCCATCGACGCGACGATCCGCTCGAGGTCGGCGACCTCGAAGCCTTCGGGGATGACCATGCCGCACGAGAGGGCGATCGGCCGCCCGCCCATCATCGCGAGGTCGTTGATGGTTCCGCAGACGGCGATCCGCCCGATATCCCCGCCGGGGAAGAAGATCGGCGAGACTACGTGGTTGTCGGTCGTGAAAACGATGTTCTGGCCGTTCAGTGGGATGACTGCGCCGTCGTCCAGCGATTCGAGCCCGATCCCGCCGGCGTTGTTGTGCTCGAGGTTGGTGATGACGCGCAGGAGCTCGCCCATCACCTCGCCGCCGGCACCGTGCATGAGGTTGACTTTCATTCTTCGTCCACTTCTATCTCGATGTTGGTAACTACGATTTCCATTCCTGTAACGATTTCGGGGAGTTTCCCGCACCGGGGGCAGACAAATCGCTCGTCCCCCTCGTAGCCGCATGAGCAGCGGGTGCGCGCCTCGACGTCCCGGCACGAGAACTGTGTTCCCGAAAAGAGCGGGTCGTCCTCGATGATGACGTTGAAGAGGAACTCCACCTGTTCAGGATTCACCATCGCCAGTTTGCCGACATCCACACTGACGCACTTCACCTCTTTTGCGTCGTTCTCGATCGCAGCCCGGCGGGCGGTCGTGTAGATGTCGTAGGCGATGCTGTACTCGTGCATTACTCCTCCATCGCGGCGTAAACCTGCCTGAAGACCTCGCGGGTCTCGAGCCCCTCCTCTCTGCTGAGGCGCTGGATGGCGAACCCGACGTGGACGAGGACGAACTCCCCGACCTTCACGTCGACGAGATCGAGCCTGACCTCCTGCTGCAGGTCGCCGAAGTCGACGACGCCGATGTTGCCCTCTTTTATCTCGAGTACCTCAGCGGGCATTGCAATACACATGTCCTCTCTTCCTCTCCTGTTATTTTGTTCCGTTGTCAAAAAAGGTTGACCATGCTGCACGGGGGGACCCGGGAGCAGCCGTTGTGGCCGGCGCGATTCCCGTTCTCCCCGTATTCAGGTACGTATAGATCGGTTTGGTGGGGTAAAAAAGATATGTTTGTCTCCGGTTCCGGCCCCCGGAGGGGCGG comes from the Methanoculleus marisnigri JR1 genome and includes:
- the hypE gene encoding hydrogenase expression/formation protein HypE — encoded protein: MKVNLMHGAGGEVMGELLRVITNLEHNNAGGIGLESLDDGAVIPLNGQNIVFTTDNHVVSPIFFPGGDIGRIAVCGTINDLAMMGGRPIALSCGMVIPEGFEVADLERIVASMDAALGECGANLVTGDTKVLERSALDTIVVNTAGIGVAERVVRDNGLSVGDKIIVSGTIGDHGIAIMAHREGFDFGGQIKSDVAPLWPLVEKALAAGEIHAMKDPTRGGFANAINEMASKSGVGVVIEEEALPFRASVRSAAGMLGLDPLEVANEGKVIMGVAPEEAEAVLAALRSHPYGRDAAIVGEVVEGSHVVMRTAIGGERFIEPPVGDPVPRVC
- a CDS encoding HypC/HybG/HupF family hydrogenase formation chaperone, with the translated sequence MCIAMPAEVLEIKEGNIGVVDFGDLQQEVRLDLVDVKVGEFVLVHVGFAIQRLSREEGLETREVFRQVYAAMEE
- a CDS encoding hydrogenase maturation nickel metallochaperone HypA/HybF — encoded protein: MHEYSIAYDIYTTARRAAIENDAKEVKCVSVDVGKLAMVNPEQVEFLFNVIIEDDPLFSGTQFSCRDVEARTRCSCGYEGDERFVCPRCGKLPEIVTGMEIVVTNIEIEVDEE